In the genome of Amphiura filiformis chromosome 4, Afil_fr2py, whole genome shotgun sequence, one region contains:
- the LOC140150238 gene encoding nose resistant to fluoxetine protein 6-like codes for MHTMAKSRSMMTCHIIRMMALGLLLLATMDLTTAHNKHPGIPAYNILASDHIPFTQVQPTNVSQQCLDAFAQLIVDPTKTIYVADAMGKPAAGALVGNVAWIGHYDECKSLKYKYCIVQMHVDGTSVVPKLALDVSWGVCAPQECSPEDVKNGISLLAKYANISQYITPNAKAMAVCSQDQTYDAGFIGMAWCKYANISQYITPNTKAMAVCSQDQTYDAGFIGMVAFCSIILLVILQSSLIETALKIKLPKLTSPLLQLQAESFFETRRGGDKEEEDDVPLIGSEGNLAGQNVVVQEPAQQNMVTRLLQSFSLTSNTAKLLDSKQSDRSIGCLNGLRVISMFWVILGHTLVFANMTQNLENPYSLFNYAKRFGFQAVLNATFSVDTFFFLSGLLVGFLTFMRMAKTDGKIPWFWFYFHRFWRLTPVYMFTILFFMYLVPYMGKGPFWLLDTKTACAKYWWTNLLYINNFYPKNFGDECIGWTWYLANDMQFFIISPIFLMSFFMLPIVGVILVIVTILASFIVTGTLVGYYDLPVFTELGYFDPIYILEHPHPPPMDFQSMIYGKPYCRIAPYLVGIALGYIMYKIGNRKVKMNPIIAFLGWLITAAIAISVLYGNYPSLHGNYLPSLTANVIYASVSRFAWSIALAWIVFACKYGYGGWINNILSWSGWVVLSRLTYTAYLVHPIVLLVFYFNFATAVDFSIVVFSVYFVGCLGISYGLAAVFSIAIEYPCANIEKFLMPKDVQSKRTVDASSSSRETIQ; via the exons ATGCACACCATGGCCAAAAGCAGAAGTATGATGACTTGTCATATCATCAGGATGATGGCTCTAGGTCTTTTGCTACTAGCAACAATGGACCTTACAACTGCCCACAACAAGCACCCTGGAATACCTGCTTATAATATATTGGCATCAGATCATATACCGTTCACTCAAGTCCAGCCCACTAATGTGTCACAACAGTGCTTAGATGCATTTGCACAACTGATAGTGGACCCAACAAAAACAATCTATG TTGCAGATGCTATGGGGAAGCCAGCAGCTGGAGCATTGGTTGGAAACGTTGCATGGATAGGTCATTATGATGAGTGTAAAAGTCTCAAGTACAAGTATTGCATTGTACAGATGCATGTGGATGGGACATCAGTAGTCCCAAAA CTTGCGCTTGATGTTTCATGGGGAGTGTGTGCACCCCAGGAATGCAGCCCAGAGGATGTCAAAAATGGTATCAGTTTATTAGCAA aatatgcTAACATCAGTCAGTATATCACACCTAATGCAAAGGCAATGGCTGTGTGTTCGCAGGACCAGACATATGATGCTGGCTTCATAGGCATG GCATGGTGTAAGTATGCTAACATCAGTCAGTATATCACACCTAATACAAAGGCAATGGCTGTGTGTTCACAGGACCAGACATATGATGCTGGCTTCATAGGCATGGT TGCATTTTGCAGCATTATTCTCCTGGTAATTCTACAGAGCAGCTTGATCGAAACAGCCTTGAAAATCAAACTGCCCAAGTTAACATCACCCCTGCTACAATTACAAGCAGAGAGTTTCTTTGAGACTAGGAGAGGAGGGGataaggaggaggaggatgatgtCCCTCTGATTGGATCAGAAGGCAACTTAGCTGGTCAAAATGTGGTGGTACAAGAGCCGGCACAACAAA ATATGGTGACCAGACTTCTCCAATCCTTCTCTCTGACAAGTAACACGGCAAAGTTATTGGATTCTAAACAAAGTGATCGCAGCATTGGTTGTCTGAATGGCCTGAGAGTCATCAGTATGTTTTGGGTCATCTTAGGTCACACACTTGTGTTTGCCAATATGACTCAAAATCTAG AAAATCCTTATAGTCTCTTTAATTATGCGAAAAGATTTGGATTCCAAGCCGTTCTGAATGCCACCTTCTCAGTGGATACCTTTTTCTTTCTAAG TGGATTGTTGGTTGGTTTCCTTACATTCATGAGGATGGCCAAAACTGATGGCAAAATTCCTTGGTTCTGGTTTTATTTCCATAGATTCTGGAG ATTAACTCCAGTGTACATGTTCACCATCTTATTTTTCATGTACCTAGTACCATATATGGGTAAAGGTCCATTCTGGCTCCTAGATACTAAAACTGCCTGTGCTAAGTATTGGTGGACAAATCTGCTTTACATCAACAATTTTTATCCAAAGAATTTTGGTGATGAG TGTATTGGTTGGACGTGGTACTTGGCCAACGATATGCAGTTCTTTATTATCAGTCCCATATTCCTGATGTCTTTTTTCAT GTTGCCAATTGTTGGTGTTATACTAGTGATCGTTACCATTCTGGCCAGTTTTATTGTTACTGGAACCTTGGTGGGATACTATGATTTGCCAGTTTTCACTGAATTGGGATATTTTGA CCCAATTTACATACTTGAGCATCCGCATCCACCACCAATGGACTTTCAATCAATGATTTATGGCAAACCATACTGTCGTATTGCTCCATATCTTGTTGGCATTGCTTTGGGTTACATTATGTATAAGATAGGGAATAGAAAAGTCAAGATGAATCCG ATTATTGCATTTCTTGGTTGGTTAATAACAGCAGCTATAGCCATCTCAGTGTTATATGGCAATTACCCATCCCTTCATGGAAACTACCTTCCAAGCTTGACGGCTAACGTCATCTATGCGTCTGTGAGTCGGTTTGCTTGGAGTATTGCCTTGGCTTGGATTGTATTTGCCTGTAAATATGGATATGGGG GTTGGATCAACAATATTTTATCATGGAGTGGTTGGGTGGTTTTAAGTCGTCTCACATACACAGCCTATTTAGTGCATCCAATAGTTTTATTAGTCTTCTACTTCAATTTTGCAACAGCAGTGGACTTTTCAATTGTCGTTTTT TCGGTGTACTTTGTAGGCTGTCTTGGTATCTCCTATGGGTTGGCTGCTGTGTTCTCTATAGCCATAGAGTATCCATGTGCCAACATAGAGAAGTTTCTTATGCCAAAGGATGTACAAAGTAAAAGGACCGTAGATGCTTCATCATCATCCAGGGAGACCATTCAGTAA